One region of Clostridiales bacterium genomic DNA includes:
- a CDS encoding flippase-like domain-containing protein, translating to MKHDKKKQWLSIGLLTLGAAALAVFAAATLDAGDVRASLAALLPGWTAAIVGCMLLYYLCDALKYRLITRAFGCAQPLGDSIDVSMIGFFYSAVTPAAAGGQPFQVLHMHRRGIPTGTATSVICTVYSLWNIALVTLGIVGVCLCGGKLAAQSAAWIPVLALGLFVHAGLLSLVLLSAIFPKPMSAFGTACIRWLYRRKPFVRRGADPEAAAEKWCAFVAEYHDAFAAGIRHRGKLAGALALALGQCAAYMSVAYCTYRGFGLRGVPFWQVTGTQVLLYIGASCFPMPGASGASEGTFYLAFSPLFGDYLTTAMLIWRLASYYLTIVLGYIAVVAERVTLRRAET from the coding sequence ATGAAACACGACAAGAAAAAACAATGGCTCTCGATCGGCCTGCTGACGCTCGGCGCGGCGGCGCTGGCGGTGTTCGCCGCCGCGACGCTCGACGCGGGCGACGTGCGCGCCTCGCTCGCGGCGCTGCTGCCGGGCTGGACGGCTGCGATCGTGGGCTGCATGCTGCTGTACTATCTGTGCGACGCGCTCAAGTACCGGCTCATCACGCGCGCGTTCGGCTGCGCGCAGCCGCTGGGCGACAGCATCGACGTGTCAATGATCGGCTTCTTCTACTCGGCCGTGACGCCCGCGGCCGCGGGCGGCCAGCCGTTTCAGGTGCTGCACATGCACCGCCGCGGCATCCCGACCGGCACGGCCACGTCCGTCATCTGCACGGTCTACAGCCTGTGGAACATCGCGCTCGTGACGCTCGGCATCGTGGGCGTGTGCCTGTGCGGCGGCAAGCTCGCAGCGCAGAGCGCGGCGTGGATTCCCGTGCTGGCGCTGGGCCTGTTCGTGCACGCAGGGCTGCTGTCGCTCGTGCTGCTCTCGGCCATCTTCCCGAAGCCGATGTCCGCGTTCGGCACGGCGTGCATCCGCTGGCTGTACCGGCGTAAGCCGTTCGTCCGCCGGGGCGCAGACCCCGAGGCGGCCGCCGAAAAATGGTGCGCCTTCGTGGCGGAGTATCACGATGCGTTCGCCGCCGGCATCCGCCACCGCGGCAAGCTCGCCGGGGCGCTCGCGCTCGCGCTGGGGCAGTGCGCGGCGTACATGTCGGTGGCCTACTGCACGTACCGCGGCTTCGGTCTGCGCGGCGTACCGTTCTGGCAGGTCACGGGCACGCAGGTGCTGCTGTACATCGGGGCAAGCTGCTTTCCCATGCCGGGCGCGTCCGGTGCGAGCGAGGGCACGTTCTACCTCGCCTTCTCGCCGCTGTTCGGCGACTATCTGACCACCGCCATGCTCATCTGGCGTCTGGCGTCGTACTATCTCACGATCGTGCTGGGCTACATCGCCGTCGTGGCCGAGCGCGTGACGCTGCGCCGCGCGGAAACGTGA
- a CDS encoding AzlD domain-containing protein, whose translation MTISVGQSIAIIAVCAACTFLERWLPWLLFGHRAVPKVVEYFGKILPMAVMVSLLVYCLRGMQFTAAGAWVPQVIAVGVTAGLHWWRRNTLLSIAAGTVCYMLLVQLVF comes from the coding sequence ATGACCATCTCCGTCGGACAGAGCATCGCCATCATCGCGGTCTGCGCCGCGTGCACGTTTTTGGAGCGCTGGCTGCCATGGCTGCTGTTCGGCCACCGCGCCGTGCCGAAGGTCGTGGAGTACTTCGGCAAGATCCTGCCCATGGCCGTCATGGTCTCGCTGCTGGTCTACTGCCTGCGCGGGATGCAGTTTACCGCCGCCGGGGCGTGGGTGCCGCAGGTCATCGCCGTCGGCGTGACGGCGGGTCTGCACTGGTGGCGGCGCAACACACTGCTGAGCATCGCCGCCGGCACCGTGTGCTACATGTTGCTCGTGCAGCTCGTCTTTTGA
- a CDS encoding AzlC family ABC transporter permease, which yields MHKTAAYAFHHSIPILIGFFPVGLAYGLLMQQAGYNFLWSGACSLFVLAGSLQFLMVTFFAGSVSLATVAVLALLLNSRHIFYGLSFIDKFRSFGPWRWFLIYSLCDENYSLHCSHDFGPDVNEKWAYVLTAAFVTFYWVALSMLGGLVGSLIPFDTTGIDFALTALFTVIVVDQLRGARTRIPAAVAAVSSIGALLLLGPDKFLLPSLLVTVAALTLLRPVLEPKYAEGGAGA from the coding sequence ATGCACAAAACGGCCGCCTACGCCTTCCACCACTCGATCCCGATCCTGATCGGCTTCTTCCCCGTCGGCCTCGCCTACGGGCTGCTCATGCAGCAGGCGGGCTATAACTTCCTGTGGTCGGGCGCGTGCAGCCTGTTCGTGCTGGCAGGCTCGCTGCAGTTTCTGATGGTCACGTTCTTTGCCGGCAGCGTGTCGCTTGCCACGGTGGCCGTGCTGGCGCTGCTGCTCAACAGCCGGCATATTTTCTACGGCCTGTCGTTCATCGACAAGTTCCGCTCCTTCGGCCCGTGGCGCTGGTTTCTGATCTACTCGCTGTGCGACGAGAACTATTCGCTGCACTGCTCGCACGATTTCGGCCCCGACGTCAACGAGAAGTGGGCCTACGTGCTCACGGCCGCGTTCGTGACGTTTTACTGGGTGGCGCTGTCCATGCTCGGCGGGCTCGTCGGCTCGCTCATCCCATTTGACACCACGGGCATCGACTTTGCGCTCACGGCGCTGTTCACGGTCATCGTGGTCGATCAGTTGCGCGGCGCGCGCACGCGCATCCCCGCCGCGGTCGCCGCCGTGTCGAGCATCGGCGCGCTGCTGCTGCTCGGGCCGGACAAGTTTCTGCTGCCGTCGCTGCTCGTGACGGTCGCGGCGCTCACGCTGCTGCGCCCGGTGCTCGAGCCGAAGTATGCCGAAGGAGGTGCCGGGGCATGA
- a CDS encoding sodium-dependent transporter has protein sequence MDTEIKSKRGGWGSNFGFLMASIGSAVGLGNIWGFPYKMGKSGGAVFLLLYLVLVVLVGVTVMLGELALGRRSGKSAVSTYRGLSKKYTWLGYAGIVCGFCIMCFYFVLGGIVLRYAVGYFLAIFGGSEFAWSGQGTGFFGYFLTDTNSMILFFVLYILLNILVVSGGVQGGIEKFCNVGMPALFCLLVFIILYIACQPGAAEGYKFMFSPDFSVFSNPEIGFGRVLKNAAGQMFFSLSIGLGVMMTYGSYLGKQEHLQRNALIVCGADTLIAVMAGMAVMPACSAFGVEYGAGPGLLFASMQTVFAHMGSIGNFIGFIFYLLVLIAALTSSISMLELCTAYAVDKQIDKGLTPKRAKHTASVAALVFVAGSLVALDGLGAGVAGGAAVETPATLFGLSVHGWNDCWLDLYDMVAEGILMPLGALVMTILIGWVLKPEVVQLECEQSGLKYRAAGYFKLCFKFIVPVLLAFILFCQLIDFFGLKIPGLS, from the coding sequence GTGGATACGGAAATCAAATCCAAACGCGGCGGCTGGGGCAGCAACTTCGGCTTCCTCATGGCCTCGATCGGCTCGGCCGTTGGCCTCGGCAATATCTGGGGCTTCCCGTATAAGATGGGCAAGAGCGGCGGCGCCGTGTTCCTGCTGCTGTATCTCGTGCTCGTCGTGCTCGTGGGCGTGACGGTCATGCTCGGCGAGCTCGCGCTCGGCCGCCGCAGCGGCAAGAGCGCCGTGAGCACCTACCGCGGCCTGTCGAAGAAGTACACCTGGCTCGGTTACGCGGGCATCGTGTGCGGCTTTTGCATCATGTGCTTTTACTTCGTGCTCGGCGGCATCGTCCTGCGCTACGCCGTCGGCTACTTCCTGGCCATCTTTGGCGGGAGTGAGTTTGCCTGGTCGGGTCAGGGCACGGGCTTTTTCGGCTATTTCCTGACGGATACGAACAGCATGATCCTGTTTTTCGTGCTCTATATCCTGCTCAACATCCTCGTCGTGTCCGGCGGTGTGCAGGGCGGCATCGAGAAGTTCTGCAACGTCGGCATGCCGGCGCTGTTCTGCCTGCTCGTGTTCATCATCCTCTATATTGCCTGCCAGCCCGGCGCGGCCGAGGGCTACAAGTTCATGTTCAGCCCCGACTTCTCCGTGTTCAGCAATCCGGAAATTGGCTTCGGCCGCGTGCTCAAAAACGCCGCCGGGCAGATGTTCTTTTCCCTGTCGATCGGTCTCGGTGTCATGATGACCTACGGCTCCTACCTCGGCAAGCAGGAGCACCTGCAGCGCAACGCGCTCATCGTCTGCGGCGCGGACACGCTCATCGCCGTCATGGCCGGCATGGCCGTCATGCCCGCCTGCTCCGCCTTCGGCGTGGAGTACGGCGCCGGCCCCGGACTGCTGTTCGCCTCGATGCAGACGGTGTTCGCCCACATGGGCAGCATCGGCAATTTCATCGGCTTCATCTTCTACCTGCTCGTGCTGATCGCGGCGCTCACGTCGTCGATCTCCATGCTCGAGCTGTGCACGGCCTACGCCGTCGATAAGCAGATCGACAAGGGCCTCACGCCCAAGCGCGCCAAGCACACGGCCAGCGTCGCGGCGCTCGTGTTCGTGGCGGGCTCGCTCGTCGCGCTCGACGGGCTGGGCGCGGGCGTTGCCGGCGGCGCCGCCGTCGAGACGCCGGCCACCCTGTTCGGCCTGAGCGTGCACGGATGGAACGACTGCTGGCTCGACCTGTACGACATGGTCGCCGAGGGCATCCTCATGCCGCTCGGTGCGCTCGTGATGACGATCCTCATCGGCTGGGTGCTCAAGCCCGAGGTCGTGCAGCTCGAGTGCGAGCAGAGCGGCTTGAAGTACCGCGCCGCCGGCTACTTCAAGCTCTGCTTCAAGTTCATCGTGCCGGTGCTGCTCGCGTTCATCCTCTTCTGCCAGCTCATCGACTTCTTCGGCCTGAAGATCCCCGGCCTGAGCTGA
- a CDS encoding DMT family transporter: protein MWFWLSLIALLCWSGSDLFSKIGCRDADDHLAHLKMVIAVGVVMGLHAAYEIFIGGVSVTWHVIWTYLPVSLLYIVSMALGYVGLRYIELSISSPICNASGAVVAVLYLCFGGLDEDLSGGMRVMVLLAIALVCVGVIGLGVVESREDDELRRARQAASNYRYAKSWLALALPVAYCLLDAAGTFADSRVLTRLDPDAANCAYELTFLFAAVVSFVYVKFIRHDRFLPKREGPKYVGALFETAGQFAYIYAIADEDHVMYAAPIISAYCAASVLWSRIFLREKLSWRHYLMLLLIVVGIVLIGILDL, encoded by the coding sequence ATGTGGTTCTGGCTTTCTCTCATTGCCCTGCTGTGCTGGTCGGGCTCGGATCTGTTTTCAAAAATCGGCTGCCGCGACGCGGACGATCATCTGGCACATTTAAAAATGGTCATCGCCGTCGGCGTCGTCATGGGTCTGCACGCGGCGTATGAAATTTTCATCGGCGGCGTGAGCGTGACGTGGCACGTCATCTGGACGTACCTGCCCGTGTCGCTGCTGTACATCGTGTCGATGGCGCTCGGCTATGTCGGCCTGCGCTATATTGAGCTGTCCATCTCGTCGCCGATCTGCAACGCCTCCGGCGCGGTGGTGGCCGTGCTGTACCTGTGCTTCGGCGGGCTGGACGAAGACCTCAGCGGCGGGATGCGCGTGATGGTGCTGCTGGCCATCGCGCTCGTGTGCGTCGGCGTGATCGGGCTCGGCGTGGTCGAGTCGCGCGAGGACGACGAGCTGCGCCGCGCGCGCCAGGCGGCCTCGAACTACCGCTACGCCAAGAGCTGGCTCGCCCTCGCGCTGCCGGTGGCCTACTGCCTGCTCGACGCGGCCGGCACGTTTGCCGACAGCCGCGTGCTCACGCGCCTTGACCCGGACGCCGCCAACTGCGCCTATGAGCTGACGTTTCTGTTCGCGGCGGTGGTGTCATTCGTGTATGTCAAGTTCATCCGGCACGACCGCTTCCTGCCCAAACGCGAGGGGCCGAAGTACGTCGGCGCGCTGTTCGAGACGGCCGGCCAGTTCGCGTACATCTACGCCATCGCGGACGAGGACCACGTCATGTACGCCGCGCCCATCATCTCGGCCTACTGCGCCGCGTCCGTGCTCTGGAGCCGCATCTTCCTGCGCGAGAAGCTCTCGTGGCGGCACTATCTCATGCTGCTGCTGATCGTCGTCGGCATCGTGCTGATTGGCATTCTCGACCTGTGA
- a CDS encoding methionine gamma-lyase family protein: MNTESMYTALGITPAVHRFGEEVLAGLRARFDEIDRVAEYNQCKVIGAMQKNRVDATHFAATTGYGYNDAGRDNLERVYADCFHTEAALVRPQITCGTHALTVALSANLLPGDTLLSPVGAPYDTLEEVIGIRPSACSLKEYGVHYRQVDLLPDYGFDYPAIEQALRGGVKLVTIQRSKGYATRPTFSVQQIGELIAFCKRIDPNVICMVDNCYGEFVETIEPSDLGADMIVGSLIKNPGGGLAPIGGYICGRKDVVERCAYRLSAPGLGQEVGANLGLMPAFYQGFFLAPTVTAGALKGAVFAANVYERLGFRCIPNAAEPRHDIIQCVELGSPERMVAFCKGIQAAAPVDSYVDPIPWAMPGYDSEVIMAAGAFVQGSSIELSADGPIRPPYAVYFQGGLTWYHAKLGILMSLQKLVDAGLVTLDQLEEK, translated from the coding sequence ATGAATACAGAGTCCATGTACACCGCGCTCGGCATCACGCCGGCGGTGCACCGCTTCGGCGAGGAGGTGCTCGCCGGTCTGCGCGCGCGCTTCGACGAGATCGACCGCGTCGCGGAATATAACCAGTGCAAGGTCATCGGCGCGATGCAGAAAAACCGTGTCGACGCGACGCACTTTGCCGCCACCACGGGCTACGGCTACAACGACGCCGGGCGCGACAATCTCGAGCGCGTCTATGCCGACTGCTTCCACACGGAGGCCGCGCTCGTGCGGCCGCAGATCACCTGCGGCACGCACGCGCTGACCGTGGCGCTCAGCGCCAACCTCCTGCCCGGCGACACGCTGCTCAGCCCCGTCGGCGCGCCGTATGACACGCTCGAGGAGGTCATCGGCATCCGCCCGAGCGCCTGCTCGCTCAAGGAATACGGCGTGCACTACCGGCAGGTCGACCTGCTGCCGGACTACGGCTTTGACTATCCGGCCATCGAGCAGGCGCTGCGCGGCGGCGTCAAGCTCGTAACCATCCAGCGCTCGAAGGGCTACGCCACGCGGCCGACGTTCTCCGTGCAGCAGATCGGTGAGCTGATCGCGTTCTGCAAGCGCATCGACCCGAACGTCATCTGCATGGTCGATAACTGCTACGGCGAGTTCGTCGAGACGATCGAGCCGTCCGACCTCGGCGCGGACATGATCGTCGGTTCCCTCATCAAGAATCCCGGCGGCGGGCTCGCGCCCATCGGCGGCTACATCTGCGGCCGCAAGGATGTGGTCGAGCGCTGCGCCTACCGCCTGAGCGCCCCCGGCCTCGGGCAGGAGGTCGGCGCGAACCTCGGGCTCATGCCGGCGTTTTATCAGGGCTTTTTCCTCGCGCCGACCGTGACGGCCGGCGCGCTCAAGGGCGCGGTGTTCGCGGCGAATGTCTACGAGCGGCTGGGCTTTCGCTGCATCCCGAACGCGGCGGAGCCGCGGCACGACATCATCCAGTGCGTGGAGCTCGGCTCGCCGGAGCGCATGGTCGCCTTCTGCAAGGGCATTCAGGCGGCCGCGCCCGTGGACAGCTATGTCGACCCCATTCCCTGGGCCATGCCGGGCTACGATTCGGAGGTCATCATGGCCGCCGGTGCGTTCGTGCAGGGCTCGTCCATTGAGCTGTCGGCCGACGGGCCGATCCGCCCGCCCTACGCCGTGTATTTTCAGGGCGGCCTGACGTGGTATCACGCCAAACTCGGCATCCTCATGAGCCTGCAGAAGCTCGTGGACGCCGGTCTCGTTACACTCGATCAACTGGAGGAGAAATAA
- a CDS encoding AbrB/MazE/SpoVT family DNA-binding domain-containing protein — translation MPGGKHVLGQSRDRHIFGTVKVGEKGQIVIPKEARTVFGIQPGDTLLVLGDEARGIVVTRPEVMRDVAAKIFDESDE, via the coding sequence ATGCCCGGAGGCAAGCACGTGCTCGGCCAGAGCCGCGACCGGCACATCTTCGGTACGGTGAAGGTCGGCGAAAAGGGCCAGATCGTGATCCCGAAGGAGGCGCGCACGGTCTTCGGCATTCAACCGGGAGACACGCTGCTCGTGCTCGGCGACGAGGCGCGCGGCATCGTGGTCACGCGGCCGGAGGTCATGCGCGACGTGGCCGCAAAAATTTTCGACGAATCTGACGAATGA
- a CDS encoding xanthine phosphoribosyltransferase, protein MQLLEQRILAEGEVKSSEILKVDRFLNHQMDPKLFLAMAEEWKRLFDGCGVNKLVTIEASGIGIAAVAGLVFDCPVVFAKKTKSRNVSDDAYTTVVHSFTHGNDNTIRISREYLSPDDRVLVIDDFLANGAALDGLITLIEGAGATVVGAGIAVEKAFQPGGARIRARGYRVESLARVQSMDPETGIVFC, encoded by the coding sequence ATGCAGCTTCTCGAGCAGCGCATTCTCGCCGAGGGCGAGGTCAAATCCAGCGAGATCCTGAAAGTGGACCGGTTTTTGAACCATCAGATGGACCCGAAGCTGTTTCTGGCGATGGCGGAGGAATGGAAGCGGCTGTTCGACGGCTGCGGCGTGAACAAGCTCGTCACGATCGAGGCCAGCGGCATCGGCATCGCGGCCGTGGCCGGGCTCGTGTTCGACTGTCCGGTCGTGTTCGCCAAGAAAACCAAGAGCCGCAACGTCTCCGACGATGCGTACACGACGGTCGTGCACTCGTTCACGCACGGCAATGACAACACCATCCGCATCTCGCGCGAGTATCTCTCGCCGGACGACCGCGTGCTCGTCATCGACGATTTCCTCGCCAACGGTGCGGCGCTCGACGGACTCATCACGCTCATCGAGGGCGCGGGCGCGACCGTGGTCGGCGCCGGCATCGCGGTGGAAAAGGCGTTTCAGCCCGGCGGTGCGCGCATCCGCGCGCGCGGCTACCGCGTGGAATCGCTCGCCCGCGTGCAGAGCATGGACCCCGAGACGGGCATCGTGTTCTGCTGA
- a CDS encoding BMP family ABC transporter substrate-binding protein, producing the protein MKKFVSMLLALVMVFALCACGSKTEDGDKAESIKVGFICLHDENSTYDKNFIDAAKAACKNAGLSEDQYIIKTNIPEGQECYNAAAELVDAGCNVVFADSFGHEDFMIQAAKDFPKVQFCHATGTKAHTEKLSNYHNAFASIYEGRYLAGVAAGMKLNEMIEAGKFTADEAKMGYVGAFTYAEVISGYTSFYLGAKSVCPTVTMDVTFTGSWYDEALEKEAANKLIAGGCKLISQHADSMGAPTACETAGVPNVSYNGSTESACPNTFIVSSRIDWTPYYEMVIKAVQDGTSLDSDWTGTLKTGSVVLTDVNEKVAAKGTAEKIAEVTKQLEDGTLHVFDTSTFTVKGETLTSYMADVDTDADNAGDTEAISDGYFHESEFRAAPYFNVQIDGINLLDQNFGS; encoded by the coding sequence ATGAAAAAGTTCGTTTCGATGCTGCTCGCGCTCGTCATGGTGTTCGCACTGTGCGCCTGCGGCAGCAAGACCGAGGACGGCGACAAAGCCGAGAGCATCAAGGTCGGCTTTATCTGCCTGCATGACGAGAACTCCACCTACGACAAGAACTTCATCGACGCCGCGAAGGCTGCCTGCAAGAACGCCGGACTGAGCGAGGATCAGTACATCATTAAGACCAACATCCCCGAGGGCCAGGAGTGCTACAACGCCGCGGCCGAGCTCGTGGACGCCGGCTGCAACGTCGTCTTCGCCGACAGCTTCGGCCACGAGGACTTCATGATCCAGGCCGCCAAGGATTTCCCGAAGGTGCAGTTCTGCCACGCCACCGGCACCAAGGCCCACACCGAGAAGCTCAGCAACTACCACAATGCGTTCGCCTCCATCTATGAAGGCCGCTACCTCGCCGGCGTCGCTGCCGGTATGAAGCTCAACGAGATGATCGAGGCCGGCAAGTTCACGGCGGACGAGGCCAAGATGGGCTACGTCGGCGCCTTTACCTATGCGGAAGTCATCTCCGGCTACACCTCTTTCTATCTGGGCGCCAAGTCCGTGTGCCCGACCGTGACCATGGACGTCACCTTCACCGGCTCCTGGTACGATGAGGCCCTCGAGAAGGAAGCTGCCAACAAGCTCATCGCCGGCGGCTGCAAGCTCATCAGCCAGCACGCCGACTCCATGGGCGCTCCGACCGCCTGCGAGACGGCCGGCGTCCCGAACGTCTCCTACAACGGCAGCACCGAGTCTGCCTGCCCGAACACCTTCATCGTTTCCTCCCGCATCGACTGGACCCCGTACTATGAGATGGTCATCAAGGCCGTTCAGGACGGCACCTCGCTCGATTCCGACTGGACCGGCACCCTCAAGACTGGCTCCGTCGTGCTGACCGATGTCAACGAGAAGGTCGCTGCCAAGGGCACTGCCGAGAAGATTGCCGAAGTCACCAAGCAGCTCGAGGACGGCACCCTGCACGTCTTTGACACCTCCACCTTCACCGTCAAGGGCGAGACCCTGACCAGCTACATGGCCGATGTTGACACCGACGCCGACAACGCCGGCGACACCGAGGCCATCAGCGACGGTTACTTCCACGAGTCCGAGTTCCGCGCCGCTCCGTACTTCAATGTGCAGATCGACGGCATCAACCTGCTCGACCAGAACTTTGGCAGCTGA
- a CDS encoding ABC transporter ATP-binding protein has translation MRDITKRFGSVVANDRVWLDIYRGEILALLGENGSGKTTLMNMLSGIYFPDEGQILIDGEEVVIRSPRDAYRYGIGMIHQHFKLVDVFTAAENITLGLDEKLDLKATAARIRSICERYGFDLDPNQKIYDMSVSQKQTVEIVKALYRGADILILDEPTAVLTPQETDKLFAVLRSMRDDGKAIVIITHKMHEVETLSDRVAVLRHGQFVGDMLTKDTNAQEMTNMMVGHAVTLNIARPDPVDPKPRIEVKNLTVRSIDGIVKLDDVSFTANSGEILGIAGISGCGQKELLEAIAGLQPTENGSICYVEDDGTREELLGKDPLSIAEMGVALSFVPEDRLGMGLVGNMDLSDNMMLRSFRKGRGILTDRKSPRKLAETVVEELDVNTPGVTTPVRRLSGGNVQKVLVGREIASAPTVLLTAYAVRGLDINASYTIYDLINRQKERGVAVIYVGEDLDVLLELADRILVLCGGKVSGIVPGRGATKRDVGMMMTQLGGNEAHA, from the coding sequence ATGCGCGACATTACCAAGCGCTTCGGCTCCGTCGTCGCCAATGACCGCGTCTGGCTCGATATCTACCGGGGCGAGATCCTGGCGCTGCTCGGCGAAAACGGCAGCGGCAAGACCACGCTCATGAACATGCTCTCGGGCATTTACTTCCCCGACGAGGGACAGATCCTCATCGACGGCGAGGAGGTCGTCATCCGCTCCCCGCGCGATGCCTACCGCTACGGCATCGGCATGATCCACCAGCACTTCAAGCTGGTCGACGTCTTCACCGCCGCTGAGAACATCACGCTCGGCCTCGATGAAAAGCTCGATCTCAAGGCCACGGCCGCGCGCATCCGCAGCATCTGCGAGCGCTACGGCTTCGACCTCGACCCGAACCAGAAGATCTACGATATGTCCGTGTCCCAGAAGCAGACGGTCGAGATCGTCAAGGCGCTCTACCGCGGTGCGGACATCCTCATTCTCGACGAGCCGACCGCCGTGCTCACCCCGCAGGAGACGGACAAGCTCTTCGCCGTCCTGCGCAGCATGCGCGACGACGGCAAGGCCATCGTCATCATCACGCACAAGATGCACGAGGTCGAGACGCTCAGCGACCGCGTGGCCGTGCTGCGCCACGGCCAGTTCGTGGGCGACATGCTCACGAAGGACACCAACGCGCAGGAAATGACGAACATGATGGTCGGCCACGCCGTGACGCTCAATATTGCCCGGCCCGACCCCGTCGACCCCAAGCCGCGCATCGAGGTCAAAAACCTCACCGTGCGCAGCATCGACGGCATCGTCAAGCTCGACGACGTGTCCTTCACCGCCAACTCCGGCGAGATCCTCGGCATCGCGGGCATCTCCGGCTGCGGCCAGAAGGAGCTGCTTGAGGCCATCGCCGGCCTGCAGCCGACCGAAAACGGCAGCATCTGCTACGTCGAGGACGACGGCACGCGCGAGGAGCTGCTCGGCAAAGATCCGCTGAGCATCGCCGAGATGGGCGTGGCGCTGTCCTTTGTGCCGGAGGACCGCCTCGGCATGGGCCTTGTCGGCAACATGGACCTGTCGGACAACATGATGCTCCGCTCCTTCCGCAAGGGCCGCGGCATCCTCACCGACCGCAAGTCGCCGCGCAAGCTGGCCGAGACCGTCGTCGAGGAACTCGACGTCAACACTCCGGGCGTGACCACGCCGGTGCGCCGCCTGAGCGGCGGCAACGTGCAGAAGGTGCTCGTCGGCCGCGAGATCGCCTCCGCCCCCACCGTGCTGCTCACGGCCTATGCCGTGCGCGGCCTGGACATCAACGCATCCTACACGATCTATGACCTCATCAACCGGCAGAAGGAGCGCGGCGTCGCCGTGATCTACGTCGGCGAGGATCTCGACGTGCTGCTCGAGCTGGCCGACCGCATCCTCGTGCTCTGCGGCGGCAAGGTCAGCGGCATCGTCCCCGGCCGCGGCGCCACGAAGCGCGACGTCGGCATGATGATGACGCAGTTGGGAGGGAACGAAGCCCATGCATAA
- a CDS encoding ABC transporter permease, whose translation MHNKVREPLFHIVKRDTLPWYQAWGIRAVAIVLALLLCALITTLCTHLNPIKVFGTMFSGAFGSPRKIWILGQNLAILLCISLAVTPAFKMRFWNIGAEGQVLAGGLAAAACMICLGDKLPNGLLIVLIVIAGILAGAVWAVIPAIFKAKWNTNETLFTLMMNYVATQLVAYFIIVWESPKGSGKVGIINQSTEAGWLPQIGGYKYLLTILVVAVLTVLVYVYLNYSKHGYEISVVGESERTARYVGIKVGKVIVRTMLLSGALCGIAGVLLVSGTDHTITTTIAGGQGFTAVMVSWLAKFNPLGMIFTSFLLVFLDRGAGEISTVFGLNQSFADILSGIIIFFIIGCEFFITYRLSFRKPAKKEAAEHV comes from the coding sequence ATGCATAACAAAGTCCGGGAACCGCTGTTCCACATCGTCAAGCGCGACACGCTGCCCTGGTATCAGGCCTGGGGCATCCGCGCGGTCGCCATCGTGCTGGCGCTGCTGCTGTGCGCGCTCATCACGACGCTGTGCACCCACCTCAACCCCATCAAGGTGTTCGGCACCATGTTCAGCGGCGCGTTCGGCTCGCCGCGCAAGATCTGGATCCTGGGGCAGAACCTCGCCATCCTGCTGTGCATTTCGCTGGCCGTGACGCCCGCGTTCAAGATGCGCTTCTGGAACATCGGCGCCGAGGGCCAGGTGCTCGCCGGCGGCCTCGCCGCCGCGGCGTGCATGATCTGCCTCGGTGACAAGCTGCCCAACGGCCTGCTCATCGTGCTCATCGTGATCGCCGGCATCCTTGCGGGCGCGGTCTGGGCCGTCATCCCCGCCATCTTCAAGGCCAAGTGGAACACGAACGAGACGCTCTTCACCCTCATGATGAACTACGTTGCCACGCAGCTCGTGGCCTATTTCATCATCGTCTGGGAGTCGCCGAAGGGCTCGGGCAAGGTCGGCATCATCAACCAGAGCACCGAGGCCGGCTGGCTGCCGCAGATCGGCGGCTACAAGTACCTGCTGACGATCCTCGTCGTCGCGGTGCTGACCGTGCTCGTCTATGTCTACCTCAACTACAGCAAGCACGGCTATGAGATCTCCGTCGTCGGCGAGAGCGAGCGCACCGCCCGCTACGTCGGCATCAAGGTCGGCAAGGTCATCGTGCGCACGATGCTGCTGTCCGGCGCGCTGTGCGGCATCGCGGGCGTGCTGCTCGTGTCCGGCACGGATCACACGATCACGACCACCATCGCCGGCGGGCAGGGCTTCACGGCCGTCATGGTCTCGTGGTTGGCCAAGTTCAACCCACTCGGCATGATCTTCACGAGCTTCCTGCTCGTGTTCCTCGACCGCGGCGCGGGCGAGATCTCGACCGTGTTCGGCCTCAACCAGTCGTTCGCTGATATCCTCAGCGGCATCATCATTTTCTTCATCATCGGCTGTGAGTTTTTCATCACCTACCGGCTGAGCTTCCGCAAGCCGGCGAAGAAGGAGGCGGCGGAGCATGTTTGA